The genomic stretch ACATGCATGGCCCGGACGGGGTGCGGTTCTACACGCGCATGAAATCGGTCACGGCCCGGTGGCCGGAGGGTCCGTCCGCCAGCGCCGAATTCTCGATGCCCACGATGAAGTGAACGGGGCGTTACGCGATCCGATCGGGACGTGAATAAACGTTGAACCGGTTCGCCGTCAGAAAGCCCACCAGCGTCATGCCGAACTCCTCGGCGAATTCCACTGCCAGGGATGACGGTGCGCCCACGGCGGCCACCATCGGAATGCCAGCCATCATGGCCTTTTGCATCAATTCAAAGCTTGCCCGGCCGCTCACAACGACTCCGCAGTCGCTCAGGGGCAATTCGTCCTTTAGCAGCGCCTGGCCGATCAGTTTGTCGAGTGCGTTGTGCCGGCCCACATCCTCGCGGCTGATACGCACCTGCCCGGCGGCGTCGAACAGCCCGGACGCGTGCAGGCCTCCGGTCCGCTCGAAAACGCTCTGCAACGCCCGCAACCTGTCAGGCAGCGCGCCGAGGCCCTCCGCACTCATTCGCAAGGTGTTGTCATGCAGGTCATAACGCCCCTGAACCGCCACTGCCTCCAGCGACGCCTTGCCGCAAACGCCGCAACTGGAAGACGTGTAGAAGTGGCGCTCTAGGCGCGCGAGGTCCACCTCCACGTCGCGCGCCAGGTCCACCCGCACGACGTTGATCAGCCCGTTCGCCGCCGGCGGCCCGCACGGCCCGACGGCTTCGAGTTCTGCGGGGCCCGCGATGATTCCCTCCGTCAGCAGGAAACCGGCTGCCAGTTCCTCGTCGTTGCCCGGCGTGCGCATCGTGATGGAAATGCTCTTCTGCTCGCGCCGGCCATCGGGGTGAGTCCAGGACAGGCGAATCTCCAATGGTTCTTCCATTGCGACCACATCGTCGCGAGTCCCGCCATCGGCGCCGAAGCGCTCAATCCGCACACTCTTGGCGCTCTTCAGCGCGGCACTAGCCCGCATATCTCACCAGAACGCTCCCGCCAGAAGGAGGCACATAAGGGCTAGCCCTGCCGCTCTTCGATCAGTTCCCTGAGCGCCTGCT from Gammaproteobacteria bacterium encodes the following:
- the fdhD gene encoding formate dehydrogenase accessory sulfurtransferase FdhD, which codes for MRASAALKSAKSVRIERFGADGGTRDDVVAMEEPLEIRLSWTHPDGRREQKSISITMRTPGNDEELAAGFLLTEGIIAGPAELEAVGPCGPPAANGLINVVRVDLARDVEVDLARLERHFYTSSSCGVCGKASLEAVAVQGRYDLHDNTLRMSAEGLGALPDRLRALQSVFERTGGLHASGLFDAAGQVRISREDVGRHNALDKLIGQALLKDELPLSDCGVVVSGRASFELMQKAMMAGIPMVAAVGAPSSLAVEFAEEFGMTLVGFLTANRFNVYSRPDRIA